From one Coffea eugenioides isolate CCC68of chromosome 11, Ceug_1.0, whole genome shotgun sequence genomic stretch:
- the LOC113752865 gene encoding uncharacterized protein LOC113752865 encodes MDRNAKRRKRYAEMPQEKKEDLLRRRREANAARKKNVTLPPPVPGSGTRLLKRRRATGVQQTTSIAVGTVVCSDASASQYPAPGQRDFVEQDRVAIHAHGLPSLADSISSTPNASEIAIPSLSGMPAVPTQTANTSKRKRVTKRSVPRLDKIAEKVLALPYAPPCQYCGAQRFHMEPPNFCCSGGGVSLVSSSMPYDLRRLFTGEDEECDHFRRNARTYNNNVAFTSLGAKYDKELTKNKNGLYTFRVQGQVYHFLEGLQARDAKASGIQLYFFDTDEELARRVDGSSKLRETTLRLLLRILADNPYAKFFKDLRSVPNLDDHRIVLNCNVSLDQRVYNLPTASQVAAIWTGDGDESTNASAHIQVYSHSDTSHKIKHFYSCYDSLQYPLLFPRGECGWHPGIQRVQEHSKKRSSRTCEDQTIVDPASLANASQLIDSEERAAERGKRQKSNVTAREYYCYKLQMRPNDDSMLLHALRLLQQYSVDIYVKIETSRLAFHRKKQNEIRTEALKGIMDSVSAGETSGSRVGRRILLPASFIGGPRDMRRRYLDAMSLVQRYGKPDIFLTMTCNPMWREIQDNLMYKEKAHDRPDLLSRVFRAKFELLKAEILNKKIFGDVAACVYVIEFQKRGYPHAHMLLILKHRFKPLNPEAYDRIVCAELPDSTKFPHLHSLVVKHMIHGPCGKMNAHNPCMRDGLCRNHYPKEFCQQTSHAEDCYPSYRRRNDGKRVKVRRYDLDNRWVVPYNPYLLALFDCHMNVEICSTIKLVKYLYKYIFKGHDLVNFHIIAQNTSDDVDEIREFQQGRWVSPPEALWRIYGFRLNEMTPAVYTLQVHLPDEQYVSFDRNADLLNLLSQIDLSQTMLTEFFEMNKTNKKAQDLKCLYRDFPQYFVWAPAKRAWSERSRRKVIGRLVTVSPSEGDRYYLRLLLSHVRCPTSFDDLLAVDGQTMSSFREAALKLGLLNSDSYIEDTLEEAAGFQMPSSLRFLFATLLLCCSPANPRFLWEKFEAEMSRDFLRSHPSHEYCSDEIRRKVLLDINKTLEQMGRHITDYHLHSDCFSLKCQDRVTKEVDNERNIEVTPEDLLISSKLNAEQRYAYDLILQSVYSSEGKAYFVDGPGGTGKTFLYRSLLATLRSQGYIAIAVATSGVAASILPGGRTAHSRFKIPLDCSRHRTCQLSKQSSTGKLIAECKLVLWDEASMARKETIEAFDELLRDIMESNEPFGGKVVVFGGDYRQTLPVIQGATRDQLVGSSLVSSALWSKMLRLRLTENMRALSDPSFSQFLLRVGEGLELMDEDNQICLPSNIVVPFVNAETSLNRLLHCVFPDLNACWNDPYKLINRCILTPKNASVDDLNGVLINRFPGHLHVYTSSDRTLDQRHQSDYEDFLNSQNPKGLPPHKLLLKENCPLILLRNLNPLEGLCNGTRLICRQLLRHTICAEIAFGQHRGKTIFIPKIPLQTSDTEKNGIPFIRTQFPVRLCFAMTINKAQGQTLDYVGIYLREPVFSHGQLYVALSRAKSAAAVKVLILPGTFDDVKLDCKTRNVVFTEILELSG; translated from the exons ATGGATAGAAATGCCAAGCGTCGCAAGCGCTATGCCGAAATGCcacaagaaaagaaggaagatctCTTGCGGCGCCGCAGGGAAGCTAATGCTGCACGCAAAAAGAATGTAACCCTTCCTCCTCCTGTTCCTGGATCTGGAACTCGCCTCTTAAAGAGAAGGCGCGCAACTGGTGTTCAGCAAACAACTTCTATTGCCGTAGGAACAGTCGTCTGTTCTGATGCTTCGGCCAGCCAGTATCCAGCTCCTGGACAACGTGACTTTGTCGAGCAGGACAGAGTTGCTATACATGCTCATGGACTACCATCTTTAGCCGATTCTATATCAAGTACGCCAAACGCTTCTGAAATAGCTATTCCGTCTCTCTCTGGAATGCCTGCTGTTCCAACGCAAACTGCTAATACAA GTAAACGTAAAAGGGTTACCAAAAGAAGTGTTCCTAGGCTGGACAAGATTGCAGAAAAAGTTTTGGCCCTGCCTTATGCTCCGCCCTGTCAGTATTGTGGTGCTCAGCGATTCCATATGGAGCCTCCTAACTTCTGCTGTTCCGGAGGAGGAGTCAGCCTTGTAAGCTCGTCGATGCCTTATGACCTTCGCCGATTGTTTACTGGCGAGGATGAGGAGTGTGACCACTTTAGGAGAAATGCTCGCACTTACAACAATAATGTTGCTTTTACATCATTGGGTGCAAAGTATGATAAGGAATTAACTAAGAACAAAAATGGCCTTTATACATTTCGCGTCCAGGGCCAGGTCTATCATTTCCTCGAAGGATTACAGGCGCGCGATGCTAAGGCTTCTGGTATTCAGTTGTACTTCTTTGATACCGATGAAGAGCTTGCCAGAAGAGTTGATGGATCTTCTAAGTTAAGAGAAACTACTCTCAGGCTGCTTCTGCGTATCCTTGCAGACAACCCTTATGCCAAGTTCTTTAAAGATCTACGCAGCGTGCCGAATCTTGATGATCACAGGATTGTTCTCAACTGCAATGTGTCCCTGGATCAGCGTGTATATAATCTCCCAACCGCTTCACAGGTTGCAGCGATATGGACTGGGGATGGTGATGAATCCACAAATGCTTCCGCTCATATTCAGGTCTATAGTCACTCAGATACAAGCCATAAGATCAAGCATTTTTACTCTTGCTATGACTCTCTGCAGTATCCTTTGTTGTTTCCTCGCGGGGAATGTGGATGGCATCCTGGTATCCAGCGGGTTCAAGAGCACAGCAAAAAACGCAGCTCGCGTACGTGTGAAGACCAAACCATTGTTGACCCGGCATCTCTTGCCAATGCTTCGCAGTTGATTGACTCAGAAGAAAGAG CTGCTGAGCGTGGCAAGCGGCAGAAAAGCAATGTCACTGCAAGGGAATACTACTGCTATAAACTACAGATGCGGCCGAATGATGATAGCATGCTGTTGCATGCACTGAGACTGCTGCAACAGTACTCTGTTGATATCTATGTCAAGATAGAAACATCAAGACTTGCTTTCCAcagaaagaaacaaaatgaaatCCGAACAGAGGCATTAAAAGGTATAATGGATAGTGTTTCAGCTGGTGAAACATCAGGTTCCAGAGTTGGCCGGAGAATTCTTTTGCCTGCCTCTTTTATTGGTGGTCCACGAGATATGAGACGTCGGTACCTCGATGCAATGTCTTTGGTACAGAGATATGGTAAGCCTGACATCTTTTTAACCATGACATGCAATCCAATGTGGAGAGAAATTCAGGACAATCTGATGTATAAAGAAAAGGCGCATGATCGACCCGATTTACTTTCCCGAGTATTCAGAGCAAAGTTTGAGTTGCTAAAAGCTGAAATcttgaacaaaaaaatttttggggACGTTGCGGCTTGTGTTTATGTCATCGAATTTCAAAAACGGGGTTATCCACATGCTCATATGCTGCTGATTTTAAAGCACAGATTTAAGCCACTCAATCCTGAGGCTTATGATAGGATCGTATGTGCTGAATTGCCAGACTCCACTAAATTTCCTCACTTGCATTCCCTTGTGGTCAAACATATGATCCACGGCCCTTGTGGAAAAATGAATGCTCACAACCCTTGTATGAGAGATGGTCTGTGCAGAAATCATTATCCGAAAGAATTCTGCCAACAAACGTCGCATGCTGAAGATTGTTATCCTTCTTATCGTCGACGAAATGATGGCAAAAGGGTTAAAGTGAGGCGTTATGATTTGGATAATAGATGGGTTGTACCCTATAATCCATATCTTCTTGCTTTATTTGACTGTCACATGAATGTCGAGATCTGCTCTACAATCAAATTAGTTAAGTATCTCTACAAATATATATTCAAAGGGCATGATCTTGTTAACTTTCACATTATAGCTCAGAATACCTCTGATGATGTTGATGAGATTCGAGAATTCCAGCAGGGTAGATGGGTTTCACCTCCAGAGGCTTTGTGGCGTATCTATGGCTTCCGCTTAAATGAAATGACTCCTGCTGTTTACACTCTTCAGGTGCACCTTCCTGATGAGCAGTACGTCTCTTTTGATAGAAATGCTGATCTTTTAAACCTTTTGAGCCAAATAGATTTGTCACAGACTATGTTAACAGAATTTTTTGAAATGAACAAGACTAATAAAAAGGCTCAGGACTTAAAGTGCCTATATCGAGATTTTCCTCAGTATTTTGTCTGGGCGCCAGCAAAGAGAGCATGGTCCGAGAGGAGCAGAAGAAAAGTTATTGGCAGATTGGTTACCGTTAGCCCGAGTGAAGGTGATAGATATTATCTACGATTGCTGTTATCACATGTTCGTTGTCCTACGTCTTTTGATGATTTATTAGCTGTTGATGGCCAAACGATGAGCTCATTTAGAGAGGCGGCGTTAAAGCTTGGGTTGTTAAATTCTGATTCGTACATAGAGGATACACTTGAAGAAGCCGCTGGCTTTCAAATGCCTTCGTCCCTCAGGTTTCTCTTTGCCACTCTTTTGTTGTGTTGTTCTCCAGCCAATCCACGCTTTCTTTGGGAAAAATTTGAAGCTGAGATGTCCAGAGATTTTCTGCGCTCTCATCCCTCTCATGAATATTGTTCTGATGAAATCAGAAGAAAAGTATTGCTGGATATTAATAAGACTCTTGAGCAGATGGGCCGACACATTACTGATTATCATTTACATTCAGATTGTTTTAGCCTTAAATGTCAAGACCGCGTAACCAAAGAGGTTGACAATGAAAGGAATATCGAAGTTACGCCAGAAGATTTACTTATATCTTCGAAGTTGAATGCAGAGCAGAGGTATGCATATGATTTGATCCTCCAGTCAGTTTACTCTTCAGAGGGGAAGGCATACTTTGTCGATGGCCCCGGAGGGACCGGTAAAACATTCTTGTATCGTTCTCTCCTCGCTACCTTGAGATCACAGGGATATATTGCAATTGCTGTTGCAACTTCCGGTGTTGCAGCTTCCATTCTACCTGGTGGGAGAACGGCACATTCCAGGTTCAAAATTCCACTGGACTGTTCAAGACACAGGACTTGCCAGCTAAGTAAGCAGTCGAGCACTGGCAAGCTAATTGCTGAATGTAAACTGGTTCTTTGGGACGAAGCTTCAATGGCACGAAAAGAGACCATCGAAGCTTTTGATGAATTGCTCAGAGATATAATGGAATCCAATGAGCCTTTCGGAGGTAAAGTCGTTGTATTTGGTGGTGATTATCGACAAACTTTGCCTGTTATTCAAGGAGCCACCAGAGACCAGTTAGTTGGCTCCAGTCTTGTTAGTTCGGCACTATGGTCTAAAATGCTACGGTTGAGATTGACGGAAAACATGCGCGCTCTCTCGGACCCTTCTTTCTCTCAATTCTTATTGAGAGTTGGTGAAGGATTGGAGCTTATGGATGAGGACAACCAGATATGTCTTCCAAGCAATATCGTGGTTCCATTTGTTAACGCAGAAACGTCTCTCAACAG GTTGCTACACtgtgtttttccagatttgaacgcCTGCTGGAATGATCCTTACAAATTGATCAATAGATGTATTTTGACCCCCAAAAATGCTTCTGTTGACGATCTCAATGGGGTGCTGATCAACAGATTCCCTGGACACCTTCATGTTTACACTAGCTCAGATAGGACTTTGGATCAGCGACATCAGAGTGATTACGAAGATTTTTTAAATTCTCAGAATCCAAAGGGCTTGCCTCCACATAAGCTTCTGCTAAAGGAGAACTGTCCGCTGATTCTACTCAGAAATTTAAATCCGCTTGAAGGGCTGTGTAATGGTACGAGACTTATTTGTCGGCAGCTGCTACGACACACTATTTGCGCCGAAATTGCCTTTGGTCAGCACAGAGGAAAAACAATTTTCATACCAAAGATCCCATTGCAGACATCAGATACTGAAAAAAATGGTATCCCTTTCATAAGAACACAGTTTCCAGTTCGTCTGTGTTTTGCAATGACCATCAACAAAGCTCAGGGTCAAACCTTAGACTATGTTGGTATCTACTTACGAGAACCAGTCTTTTCGCATGGCCAGTTATACGTTGCCCTGTCAAGAGCCAAGTCTGCTGCTGCAGTGAAAGTTCTAATACTGCCTGGAACTTTTGATGACGTGAAACTGGATTGCAAGACAAGAAATGTTGTCTTTACTGAAATTTTAGAATTGTCTGGCTGA